A single genomic interval of Astyanax mexicanus isolate ESR-SI-001 chromosome 4, AstMex3_surface, whole genome shotgun sequence harbors:
- the LOC125801436 gene encoding uncharacterized protein LOC125801436 yields the protein MWFGSYDLLMRFWALIEPSLPSMVSVTPAQRGTFEPSSTVSRYLQPIDEMFMFLNYLALRLKQHDLADRFGVHQSTVSQIITTWSNFLYAVLGSVRIWMAVEKIREHLPAEFKDYADTTVILDCTELRCQCPSSPLLQSEVFSVYKSHCTLKGLLGVAPHGAVTFISPLYAGSISDKQIMRESGILSLLRPGMAIMVDRGFLVGDFVPCKIYRPPFLSGRSQMPVGEVRETQAIARLRVHVERLPLRLFGNINQLYTVACLLTNYENGPLVKAWTKKQGSTSAGLF from the exons ATGTG gTTTGGATCCTATGACCTCCTCATGCGCTTCTGGGCCTTAATAGAGCCCTCTCTGCCATCTATGGTTAGTGTCACACCAGCACAGAGAGGCACCTTTGAGCCAAGTTCCACTGTG TCTCGTTACCTGCAGCCCATAGATGAGATGTTCATGTTTCTGAACTATCTTGCACTGCGTTTAAAACAGCATGACCTTGCCGACCGGTTTGGGGTCCACCAGTCCACAGTCAGTCAGATTATTACAACATGGAGCAACTTTCTATATGCTGTGCTGGGGTCAGTGAGAATCTGGATGGCAGTGGAAAAAATAAGGGAACATCTGCCAGCAGAGTTCAAGGACTATGCAGACACTACAGTTATCCTGGACTGCACAGAGCTGAGGTGCCAGTGCCCATCTTCACCTCTTCTTCAAAGTGAAGTATTTTCTGTGTACAAGTCCCATTGTACACTTAAAGGGCTGCTTGGTGTTGCTCCTCATGGGGCTGTCACATTTATCTCTCCACTGTATGCTGGATCCATCAGTGACAAACAGATCATGAGAGAGTCTGGAATTCTCTCCCTGTTGAGACCTGGGATGGCCATCATGGTCGATCGAGGATTTCTTGTTGGTGACTTTGTGCCATGTAAAATCTACAGGCCTCCATTTCTGTCTGGAAGATCCCAGATGCCTGTTGGTGAGGTCAGGGAGACCCAGGCCATTGCCCGCCTTAGGGTGCACGTGGAGCGCCTTCCTCTCCGGCTTTTTGGCAACATTAATCAGCTCTATACTGTAGCATGTCTGCTGACAAACTATGAAAATGGGCCTCTTGTAAAGGCTTGGACAAAAAAGCAAGGCTCAACATCTGCTGGGCTTTTTTGA